The following proteins are co-located in the Notolabrus celidotus isolate fNotCel1 unplaced genomic scaffold, fNotCel1.pri scaffold_228_arrow_ctg1, whole genome shotgun sequence genome:
- the LOC117809082 gene encoding uncharacterized protein LOC117809082 → MEKIKEGMPNEWVRLVESEAGVTERGEVEMYVGEGERRVSLTSVKTRVVYKCLRVKEVRRPAAEKVWERVVNDVRVEQIWKNLRVKWNCHECENFDFLLRHNRVFNNLIISKFDATVRKECDVCSVGVETCLHEFVECSGLRDYFERLKDLITRCWSWRYVERMDWKELWLRNLAHYDRRVVDVWAMFKSVMKRDISALFHYIEREEFHLGFVEGSTLVGLVDGKLQYDFG, encoded by the exons ATGGAGAAAATTAAGGAGGGTATGCCGAATGAATGGGTGAGGTTGGTTGAGAGTGAGGCTGGAGTGACTGAAAGAGGTGAGGTGGAGATGTAtgtgggagagggagagaggagagtgagtcTGACGAGTGTGAAGACTAGAGTGGTGTATAAATGTCTACGAGTGAAAGAGGTGAGGAGGCCGGCTGCGGAGAAGGTATGGGAGAGGGTGGTGAATGATGTGAGGGTGGAACAGATATGGAAGAACCTGAGAGTGAAGTGGAACTGTCATGAATGTGAGAATTTTGACTTTCTGTTGCGTCACAACAGGGTGTTCAACAATTTAATAATCAGTAAGTTTGATGCGACTGTGAGGAAAGAATGTGATGTGTGCAGTGTGGGTGTGGAAACATGTCTGCATGAGTTTGTTGAATGTAGTGGGTTGCGGGACTATTTTGAGAGACTGAAGGATTTGATTACCAGGTGCTGGAGTTGGAGGTATGTTGAGAGGATGGACTGGAAGGAGTTGTGGCT GCGGAACCTGGCCCACTATGACAGGAGGGTGGTGGATGTCTGGGCAATGTTTAAGTCTGTCATGAAACGGGACATCAGTGCCCTGTTTCACTACATTGAGAGGGAGGAGTTTCACCTGGGGTTTGTTGAGGGGAGCACTTTGGTGGGATTGGTGGATGGTAAATTGCAATATGATTTTGGCTGA
- the LOC117809074 gene encoding uncharacterized protein LOC117809074 codes for MASDRTLPEHQEPQTLKVPVSPPLHPHIDTLWTRLAAAGLGDKRLTFQGSQENPDKFRDFLFEAFPPLRQGGGFELLKISGTIRSRQLVLIPCPNEGYHVRHLKDPQTQIGHATIFIRPLQRTLNLEPIGQPGSSNELAGPPQKCVPCEEEFPFSSIKAHIDECMRQSQSSVEEQMEVAGENLCTPQRESRFVSMLTRSQESLTARASNTEISKPHQGEMHTHEITDLEPAEDRGFPDWKIKEDPAEAAMKFKEDILNQHATGKPLSLVMDLGDSAEDRERTILSFYKLARVEWASPLTCTLKPLQELSCLRVKKII; via the exons ATGGCGAGTGACAGGACGCTTCCAGAG CACCAGGAGCCACAAACGTTGAAAGTACCCGTCAGCCCTCCCCTTCACCCTCACATAGACACCCTGTGGACG AGGCTTGCAGCTGCAGGTTTAGGAGACAAGCGTCTGACATTTCAAG gtaGTCAGGAGAATCCAGACAAATTCAGAGACTTTCTATTTGAAGCATTCCCTCCACTTAGACAGGGAGGGGGATTTGAACTTCTCAAAATTTCGGGAACAATCAGAAGTCGTCAACTGGTCCTCATCCCCTGTCCCAATGAAGGCTACCATGTTCGCCATCTAAAAGATCCACAAACTCAGATTGGACATGCTACCATTTTCATTCGCCCACTTCAAAGGACCCTGAACCTGGAGCCT ATAGGTCAACCAGGAAGCAGTAATGAGCTGGCTGGACCACCCCAGAAATGTGTCCCATGTGAAGAAGAGTTTCCTTTTTCGAGCATAAAGGCCCACATTGATGAATGCATGAG GCAATCACAGAGCAGTGTTGAGGAGCAAATGGAGGTAGCCGGTGAAAATCTATGCACTCCCCAAAGAGAGAGTAGATTTGTGAGCATGTTAACAAGGTCACAGGAGAGTCTGACTGCCAGGGCCAGCAACACAGAAATCTCAAAGCCACATCAGGGAGAAATGCATACTCATGAGATCACTGATCTAGAGCCGGCTGAGGACAGAGGATTTCCTG attGGAAAATCAAAGAAGATCCTGCAGAGGCAGCAATGAAGTTCAAAGAAGATATTTTAAATCAGCATGCAACTGGGAAACCACTGAGTCTTGTCATGGATCTTGGAGACAGTGCAGAGGACAGGGAGAGGACAATCCTTTCTTTTTACAAATTGGCTCGTGTTGAGTGGGCTTCCCCTTTGACATGCACATTAAAG cCCCTGCAGGAACTCTCCTGTTTGAGGGTGAAAAAGATCATTTGA
- the LOC117809076 gene encoding uncharacterized protein LOC117809076, producing the protein MEGFVRTVADELRRLAIEVENNPPNDYLQYRLHSLMEDFLQINAQMDIEVGVDVLDKLQEVARQLHVVSETEEEKTCGRPSYLLPPEVIKVHLLMGHTAGEIARLLGVCERTIRRRMAQYGIKVHDLLTPMDDGALDETVTQILQQHPNCGYKMMAGHLNAQGIRIQRQRVQDSMHRVDPRGVLMRTLQLNPRRRRKYDVPAPNSLWHIDGNHKLIRWRIVVHGGIDGFSRLIVYLHAATNNRAQTVLRSFVQAVEVYGVPSRVRSDKGGENVDVARYMVANRGLNRNSHIAGRRVHNQRIERLWRDVYVGVVDLFYSIFTNLEREGHLNPDCEVHLYALHWCFLPHILKHLQAFQHGWNCHRLSTEGNQSPLQLWTRHERETPQDQDSVQADTEYGVDWTGPCGHRQPGVVVPEVELQRHLTETEVESLPHPEGPLSNASDAYMPTVRLLSEMLQ; encoded by the exons ATGGAGGGTTTTGTGCGAACAGTGGCTGATGAGTTACGGCGTTTAGCGATCGAAGTGGAGAACAACCCACCAAATGACTACCTGCAATATCGGTTACATAGTCTAATGGaggacttcctccagatcaACGCTCAGATGGACATTGAAGTTGGCGTGGACGTTTTAGACAAGCTTCAAGAAGTCGCCCGTCAGCTCCACGTTGTGTctgagacagaagaggagaaaacgTGTGGACGTCCCTCATACCTTTTACCTCCTGAGGTCATTAAAGTTCACCTTCTGATGGGGCACACTGCGGGAGAGATAGCGCGGTTGTTGGGAGTGTGTGAGAGAACAATCCGTCGGAGGATGGCACAGTATGGGATAAA AGTCCATGATTTATTGACTCCGATGGATGATGGGGCCCTGGATGAAACTGTGACCCAGATTCTGCAGCAACATCCCAACTGTGGATATAAGATGATGGCTGGGCACTTGAATGCACAAGGCATCCGAATACAGA GACAGCGTGTACAGGACTCCATGCATCGGGTGGACCCTCGGGGAGTTTTGATGCGTACCCTTCAGCTGAATCCAAGAAGACGCAGGAAGTATGATGTACCAGCACCAAACAGTTTGTGGCACATTGATGGGAACCACAAATTGATAAG ATGGCGCATCGTTGTGCATGGTGGTATTGACGGCTTTAGTCGTCTCATTGTGTACCTGCACGCTGCCACCAACAACCGTGCCCAAACAGTCCTGAGAAGCTTTGTCCAAGCTGTGGAGGTCTACGGTGTGCCATCTCGTGTAAGGTCGGATAAAGGAGGGGAAAATGTGGATGTTGCACGCTACATGGTGGCCAACAGAGGACTCAACAGAAACTCCCATATTGCTGGCAGGAGGGTCCATAATCAAAG AATAGAGAGGCTGTGGAGAGATGTGTATGTGGGAGTAGTGGATCTCTTCTACTCCATCTTCACCAACCTTGAGAGAGAAGGCCATCTCAATCCTGACTGTGAAGTTCACTTGTATGCTCTCCACTGGTGCTTTCTGCCTCACATCCTGAAACACCTTCAGGCTTTCCAGCATGGCTGGAACTGCCACCGGCTGAGCACTGAGGGAAATCAGTCCCCGCTTCAGCTGTGGACCCGTCATGAGCGTGAGACCCCTCAGGATCAGGACTCAGTGCAG GCTGACACAGAGTATGGAGTTGACTGGACCGGACCCTGTGGTCATCGACAACCAGGGGTTGTTGTCCCAGAAGTGGAACTGCAGCGCCATCTGACAGAGACAGAAGTAGAGAGCCTACCTCATCCTGAGGGTCCTCTGTCAAATGCATCGGATGCCTACATGCCAACTGTGAGGCTTTTGTCAGAAATGCTTCAGTGA